Below is a genomic region from Candidatus Bostrichicola ureolyticus.
GGTTTTGGTGGTTGGAAAAATGATTATGATAAATTAGAAATGTTAAAACATTTTGCTAATAAAAATGGATTTTATATTATATTAAAAGGAGCTTATACTATAACAGTTACTCCTAATGGTATACTTTATTTTAATAGTACAGGAAATCCAGGTATGGCGACAGCTGGAAGCGGAGATGTTCTTACAGGAGTAATTTTAAGTTTATTATGTCAAGGATATTTACATAAAGAAGCTTGTATTTTAGGAGTATACTTACATGGATTATCTGCAGATATTGTAGTAAAAAAAACAAGTTTTGAAGGATTAATAGCAGGAGATATAGCAGAAAATTTAGGAAAAGCTTTTAAAAAAATATATAAATAATTTATTTTTGTATTTTTTTTATTAAAAATCTTCTAAATCTTTTAAAGGTAGGGATTGTTGTTAATAATATAAAAATTATAATAATAATTCCTAAATTATCTTTTAATATAGGAAATTTATTACCTAATAAATTACCAGCCATCATTAAAGAAAATGTCCATATTAATGCTCCGATAATATTATAAATCATAAATTGCTTAAAATTTACCTTAACAATTCCTGCAATAATTGGAGCAAAAGTCCTAAATATAGGTAAAAATCTACTTAAAGTAAGAGATATTATTTTATATTTATTATAAAATAAATCAGCAATTATAAGATATTTTTTTTTAAAAAAAAAAGAATCTTTTTTTTTATAAAGAATATTACCAGATTTATATCCTATATAATATCCCACAATATTTCCCATAATAGCTGCTAACGCAATTAACAAAATAATTACAAAAAAAGATACATTATAAAAACTTTCAGATAATTTTTTTCCAAAAATACCAGCAGTAAAAAGTAAAGAATCACCAGGTAAAAAAAATCCAATAAATAAACCTGTTTCAGCAAAAATAATAATAAAAATAATAAGTAAAGTGGTATTACCAAAATGGAAAAAAATCCATTCAGGATTAAATAAATATTTAAAATAATCCCAAAATTTTAACATAAAATGATAAATTTTTTATAAAATATTTTTATATTTTATTTTAATTAATTATTAATATATTATAATTAATAATAAAAATAAAATTTGTGAATGTAGCTGCTATAATAGGACGTCCTAATGTAGGAAAATCAACATTATTTAATCGTCTTTTAAGACGTCGAAAAGCTATTGTTGACATAGTTAGTGGAGTTACTAGAGATAGACATTATGGAGAATCTTATTGGAATGGTGTAAAATTTTTTATTATTGATACAGGAGGATATACATTATATAGTAATAATATAATTGAAGAAGAAATGCGGAAACAGATATTTATTGCTATAAAAGAAGCGAATTCAATAATTTTTATGGTAGATGTAACAACAGGGCTAATAGATATTGATATTGAAATAGCAAAAATTCTTAGAAAAGAACATAAAAAAATTATTTTAGCAGTTAATAAAATTGATAGCACTAAAAATATATATGACGCTACATATTTTTATAAATTAGGATTTGATAAATATTTTTGTATTTCATCTATAAATGGTAGTGGTACAGGAGATCTTTTAGATGAATTATTAAAAACTTTTCCTAAAGGTAAAGATACTCAAAAAAACGAAAGTTTACCTAGTTTACCTAAACTAGCTATAGTTGGTAGGCCAAATGTAGGTAAGTCTACACTTATTAATACATTACTTATGGAAAATAGAAATATTGTAACTAATATTCCAGGTACTACTAGAGATCCTATAAATATAAATTATAATCTATTTGGATTTAAATGTATTCTTATAGATACTGCTGGAATTCGGAAAAAATCTAAATTATTTAATTCTAATATAGAATTTTATGCAGTAATACGAACTATAAAATCTATTGAAGATGCAGATGTTTGTTTATTGATGATTGATGCTACAAGAGGATGGGAATCTACAGATACTAATATATTTAATATTATTAAAAATAATAATAAAGGAATATTAATAATAATTAATAAGTGGGATTTAGTTGAAAAAAAAACTGATACAAATAATTTATTTAAAAATATAATTAAAAATAAAATTAGCAATTTCAAAGATGTTCCAATTTTTTTTATTTCTTCAATAAATAAAAAAGGTATACTTCCAATGATGGAAGCAGCTATGCAATTAGCTGAAAATAGAAAATTAAAAATAAAAACTAGTGTTTTAAACAAAACTTTATTACCTATTCTACAAAATACACCACCACCTTCTGTTAAAGGAAAATTTATTAAAATTAAATATTGTACTCAATTGCCAACATATACTCCACAATTTGTGTTTTTTACTAATTTTCCTAATTATATTAAATATTCTTATAAAAAATTTATAGAAAATAAAATGCGTATTTTTTTTAAATTAAAAGGAATACCTATAGGAATTCATTTTCGAAAAAAATAAATATGAT
It encodes:
- a CDS encoding VTT domain-containing protein gives rise to the protein MLKFWDYFKYLFNPEWIFFHFGNTTLLIIFIIIFAETGLFIGFFLPGDSLLFTAGIFGKKLSESFYNVSFFVIILLIALAAIMGNIVGYYIGYKSGNILYKKKDSFFFKKKYLIIADLFYNKYKIISLTLSRFLPIFRTFAPIIAGIVKVNFKQFMIYNIIGALIWTFSLMMAGNLLGNKFPILKDNLGIIIIIFILLTTIPTFKRFRRFLIKKIQK
- the der gene encoding ribosome biogenesis GTPase Der, which encodes MNVAAIIGRPNVGKSTLFNRLLRRRKAIVDIVSGVTRDRHYGESYWNGVKFFIIDTGGYTLYSNNIIEEEMRKQIFIAIKEANSIIFMVDVTTGLIDIDIEIAKILRKEHKKIILAVNKIDSTKNIYDATYFYKLGFDKYFCISSINGSGTGDLLDELLKTFPKGKDTQKNESLPSLPKLAIVGRPNVGKSTLINTLLMENRNIVTNIPGTTRDPININYNLFGFKCILIDTAGIRKKSKLFNSNIEFYAVIRTIKSIEDADVCLLMIDATRGWESTDTNIFNIIKNNNKGILIIINKWDLVEKKTDTNNLFKNIIKNKISNFKDVPIFFISSINKKGILPMMEAAMQLAENRKLKIKTSVLNKTLLPILQNTPPPSVKGKFIKIKYCTQLPTYTPQFVFFTNFPNYIKYSYKKFIENKMRIFFKLKGIPIGIHFRKK